The Anas platyrhynchos isolate ZD024472 breed Pekin duck chromosome 1, IASCAAS_PekinDuck_T2T, whole genome shotgun sequence genomic sequence CAGGTAGTCTACACAGGCTTCCTTTGCAGATGTTCCCGTCTCAGAAAGCGAGCTAGGTCACACTCTTCTGGTGCCTCCGGAGCTACAAATTCTTTCCTTCACCCACCGTGTTCCCCAAAATGACTCTCTTCAAAAAGAGCACTCATGTTGTACAGATGGGCAACTTAATCTTAGGCAGCACCTCACTTGCACGGGTGTTTCACTGTTGGATGTTGTCGCTGTCAATACTGCCCAGTTGAAGAAGGCtgacaaaataattgtttaaagcttttagTGTTTGCATCGTTAAGCTTTCTTCTGCTTACATGAAGGCCGTGTGGTTctaaacaaaagacaaaattctTGCGAGGTAATAAATTAGCTGTTCTAAATTTAAGGAAAACACTAAATATTGAACAGATTCTGAGAGAGAGGACTGAAGTGGCTGCTGGAACAAGGCTCTTCCAGCACAAAGGAGCTCAGCAGTTGTGGGGTCAGTCAGAATCTCTGTCAACCTGCTGACTTTTGACCTGCCCTGGCCTAGAGGAGCACTGTGACATGCTCTCAGCATCCATGCCAGCTCCATCGTGGGAGAAACCAGTAGACTAAACTGACACACACCTCTCTTGTTTCAGCCTTCACCAGGCCCAGTTGTCCAGGGTCTCCCCAGAACTGCTTCCAAAGACACATCTACTTGCTGCATCCTCTCCCTGTTCATTACCTATTTACTAACCTCAGCCTTCAAGTCAAGTTTAGGGAGAAGCTGACAGACCTCACTAGAAGAACCTGACCCCTGTGACAGTCTCAAGTCTGATCACACGGAAGATGAACCAAGCTATATGGCCGTGCAAGTGTAAAACCCACATGAGTGGGTGGAGACACATCAAGTAAAATTTCTGGAACCTGTGTTTACAtcccccttaccccccaacATGTGCCAGAAGTCATTTCCAGAAAAGGATAGCTGTAAGTGGCCACCTGGTTCAGGGACTCAGAGGTGGCTGCGTGTTTGCACACAACCTACATCATTACACAGCTTGACTTTGGCTATTCGAGCTGGTTCGTTTTGGCTACTGGAGCAAGCTCAGCATATCGTTTAGGCTCAGCTGGACCTTGACGGGCTTATGTGTGAATCAAACTTCTATCGTGGGTATAATCAGAGCACCAGCTGCCTCTTTTCCACTTCATAACAGGAGTACCTGATAGCTGCCAGAATAGTTATCCCCACATCAATGGGCTACTCATATGTTCCTGTAGAGAAAAAGTTTGTTTGGGCACAAATAAGTGATTAGGCATGTATTCATGTGAATCTCCATATGGCATCAATTTCTCCCACTTTGAATCTGATAAAAGAGCTATTGAAAATATCTGTTTGTAATGGCATCAAAGGCTGTGTCTCACTGGGAGACTGTTTCCAGTCTATCCAAAAGCTCTTGAGATGGCTGTCACAGGGCGAAGAACGTGTATGGCTGCTCCCATTCCATCACTAGGAACATAACAtgggtgtcttttttttttttatgtcattttttcttcctcgaTTTCTTCATACTGGTTGGTTTTGCTCTCCAGTGCCTCATCTTCTGTTTGTGTAGCACTTTTCCAGTCCTATGGCTCTTTCGATTTGGTGTGACTCATATTCCTCTGGCCTCATCACTGACTTGAGGAGGCTTAGAGCTAGCCAACAAGAAAGGTCAGACACTGACAGATAAGTGGCATGTAAGTCATATTAACGAGTCTGGCCCttatgtatatttgttttctaaagggtttttcttcttttgcatttcttgcATGGAATGTTGTCCCtgccttccttcttctttcccgTGTGCCTTTCTATCTTCGTGTGATCACTTCAGCGGTAGGTTTCAAGGAACAGGATCACAGGGGCAGAGGCTGAGCTTTGAAAGCTGTTGTCTTTCCACTGCCTGGCCAGCCTTCTCCCAGGTCTCGTGCATGGCCTGAAGTGTGCTCCACTCTGCCTACTCTGTCCATGAAGCTCAAATCTTGTGTCCCACCATTATATCCTTGACTTGGGTCTCTGTAGGCTCTTGGCCCATGTGCATTTGCCCCATCTGTGCTTTGGGTTGCAGCATATTGTTAGGACAGTAGACTTGaaaatagggaagaaaaaaaaaaaaagtgctttgagcCATTCGTTACAGGCCTGCTTCATggactggaagaaaataaaagtgtgttggtttttttttttccttttttttttttttcttccatgaagaCAAGGCTTGGAAAAGCATTTAGAAGTAATTAGTCAATGAGACATCATGAAAATTCAGGTGATTTGCATTCCAGCTAGCTTAGAAGAGAGGGACATCTGTTATAGCTGCCTCATCAACATACACATTTGCATCTGCCTCTCTTCTTTATCCAAAGATACTTTAATCGTGTTATTCTAGTGGTGTGTTTCAGTCACAGAGCTGGGAATGGGaacaaagatgttttctttgaCATCCTGCGATGGCCAAACACTCTGGGCCTCAATACAAGAGCTACCTAATAAAATAATAGCTATTTAAAATCCTACCAAGAAGATATTGGACTCATGCATGCTATTTCAAGTGCTCTTGAATGAGGTGCGTGCTATTTGGTAACATCCTCCTATTAGATTGTTTAGTCATATGTTAAAGGAATTGCTTGTCATCCTAAATTGCCAGTTGAGTCAGAACTGCATGAGccacaatatttttcttcagtacaAAGCGCTACAAAGTTTTTTAGAAAACATGGGCTGTAATTACCCTTATGCAGCAGcaaagggggagggaggaagaaagaagaggactCATCTCAGAGGATTTTATACGAAATACCAAAGTTCATTTGGTTTCAGACTTAGTTCTTTTCCTGCCCACAGGTTTCCATTCACTTTAAATATGACTGGGTAGAAAAGTTTCACCAGCCCTCAGCCTCCCAGGAGAAGGCTGGGAAGAGTGAAGGTGTTTGGCGAGGCCTTCTCAAACCTTCCTGCTCCTTGGCAGGGAAAGgatgtttttcctttgctctctGGATGATGTGCCATCAAACACTTCTTTCCTCATGCTTGCTTTCAGGAAGGCTTCGCCCTCATTTTACTAAAGAATATGAAATAGGGAAGACTGATCAATTCCTGTCAAGAAGTTACTTCCTTACCGTTCTTCCTCGTTGCTGGAAAGCCGGTGATTCTGCACCTGGTCCCGTGGTCCCCACTCTGAATTACAGATGGCAGCAGACACACCCTAGCAGCACCTAAGTGTTGCAACGTAGCCCTGAACCCACAGTTGTGTAAGCCGGGGGCAGGAGGGACCCATAGGGCTGAGCTGCAGTGGGGAAGCAGTCTGGGGCTCTGCTCTGTTCGTGTTTGGTCTTGCTGCTTCTCATGTAAATCCAGAATAGAGCAGTGAAGTCATCAGATTTTTCACACCACTTCATATTCATTGATATTTAGTGGCAAAATTCCTGCTTCAAGCCAATATGAAGTTTTGTTCAGGACCGTGATACCGTGACAATTGAAACTTTCCTGCCTCTCTCCAatctcttcccttttctcccccacTGCCCTGAATTTGAAGCACCTTATTTTCCATTCTCTGCTACTTCCATGCttataaaaatgaacagatgTTTTTGCTGATGAACACGACGCTGAGAAAAGATGGTTATTTTCCCCTGTATATTCATATTTCAGCTTTAGAGTATGATATGAGTAGATTCTTCTGAAGGTAAATGAGACTCCCTGTTCAGATATCTCTCTGCCACACCAAATTACAATGCTCATTTAGATAGTTTCCACACACTGTAGAAAAACTGCACAGATTTTCCTCACTGTATTGAAATGTTTTAGTGAACCTGTGAATCATCTTATAacttatttatgttttcatGGTTTTAGTTTTCTGTCTTAAAAGTACACAGTAAACACATGCAAAGTAATTGGCGACATGGAGAAAGTAAATTGGGAGCCACTttacaaaaacaagaaagtaTTCAATGAACTTGAAAAGCAACACCTTTAAAACTGATGTTAAGAAGCACTACTTTTCATCACTCGTAAGTAATCTTTTGAACTCAGTTCTGTGAGAAATCATTGCATCTCAGGGCCTAGCAGGATTCAAAGAAGAGTGAATTGATGTCATGGATAAGGAAAATCTGCAATGATGAATGCCATATTTTATCCTGAGAGACCAAACTACTCTTCATGCTTTTAAGCCTGAACCGACCACTAATTATTAGGCTTCAGAAAGGAActtcccttttaaaaaaagatttaccTGACATTGAAATGTTTATTGCAGAGCATTTCTAGAAGCAAGGCACTAGGCGTAATGAACTACTGGGCATAATGAGCTGATAACAGATATTAATGCCTATGTTATGGGCAAGGCACAATAAATTCTTCTGGCTTCCTTAAGCTGTGGTCTCTGCCATCAGTCATGGTCCAGCATATTCCCTGTTCAGGAGGAGATCTTCCATGGGGGTCAGAGATGGGATTGACCTACAGATTTCATTTTGCAGCCCAGTCTTTCTAAAAATTGAGGATATTTCTGTCTGTGGCATGGTCTGAAGCCTCCCATGTCAGAGGAACGTATCCAGAAGGCAGGCTAACCTGGGCCTCAGGCATGCTTTAGCCCATTTTGCAATAAGGCAAATTAACTGTCCCTTCTCAGTGCAAATATGGAACTAGTCCTAGTCCTGGAATACATCTGAAATGTAacattcaaatttaaaattatctCTTTTATTAGCACTATTGGCATggtgggttgttttgttttaagtttatATCCTTTGAAGGGAAGGGCTCAACAGAGCTGGAACCATTATCAAAACACATTGGAGGTGTGACTGTAGGAAGAACTGTTTAAGAAAATGTGTCAAGGTAGTAGTTTTCCCATTTCTTCACTCTGTTAATCGCTACCTTCCATTTGTTTGGGGTCATCttctctattcctttaataatcATGTCACTGAAGAGGATGCACCTATAGGAGTGGGTCGTCTCAACAGACTTCAGGGCAAAGTCCTTCCTGTTGTTTATAATAAACCATTTCAAAGAAGACCAAGCAACATCCATTGGAGACAGATAGCTGTAAGATGAAGGCGCGACAAGCAGCTCATGGCCATTGGCTCTAGCAATCTTAGGGCAACACTTAATGCCAGACATGTAGATCACTGGTGGAACTGGAGGCAGAGCTTCTGTCTCCTGCTCCTTGCCATCTTTTGCCTCAACATGTGTCAGCTGCCTTTTGTCTCTTGTCACAATTACGCATTTCCCATAGGACGTGGTCAGAGAATCACACAGCTCCTGGAAGACACCATTCTGCTGATGGACAGGCAGTTCATCTCTTAACAGCACTTTGTACCTCCAGGGCACCCACCCTTGGCTGCTGCCAGCGTGAACGAGTGTCCATACTGGCCAGCGCAGGCTGGCCTCCTCGTCgattttttctcctgtaataAGACTTTCTGAAATATCTGTTTCCCCTAAAAAAACAGTGTTGAAACCATTAAGCTGCAGAGCCCTCAGAGCTCTTAAATACTGCAAGCACTGTTTCTTTGAAGCGGCATCAAAGCAGCCCCTGGAAATTACGTGCCTGAGAAGCGGGTTTGTGAAGCGCTGCATGTTGGCATCTCAAGGGACAGAGAGTTGGAAGGGGTAGGAAGCCACCGAGCTCACAAAGAACCCGGTTGCCCTGGTGGTAcctgtggtgtcacactcagccagcagcagccctggggcttCCAGGGGGCTGATCAGAAATAACCCAATCTTGGAAATCAGTGGTCCCATCAGGCTGAGGAGGATGCAACTTATCAGCGAGCCTGGATCCCAACACCGAAGTCATGTGTATGATGTCCATCATGTACAGCCTGCCCAGTTTCAGGCCCTGGAGGGGGAAGAAATCACAATGCCTTGGGCATTGCTTCAGGGTGATATATTTTCAGGACTAATCTGTTTTTTAGAGACCTTTAGCTTTCCACATTGTGCACCCATTTCTACAGATGAACCCCTGAGGAACCTGCATTGAGCCTGACACCAACACCATCCAAAGGTGAGCGGCTCCTTTAGagcaagggaagtgattgtgggagggaaaaaattGCTCATGCTGTATTATTGAACACACACGTGAAGACTACCTTGACCTGCTTGGTTTCTTacctctcctttctcctcccttaGATGCTCACACAGACTTTTACCTCAGGAACAAGCATGGCAGTAGCAAGACTGGTAAATTGCTCACACTTAGCTGTACCTACAAGGCTGAGAATGAAAGGTGGCAGCAAATGAAGATACCCCATAGGACAGGTCATTCTCTCATAGGACAGGACATGTTCTCTCCAGAACATTTCTCCTCTTAACACCTTTCCCTTAAAGCAGTGGGAAACTGtgaattcaaaatatgtgtGAGCAGGAATGTAGGGGCTAACTCAGCTGTCTACATGCTCTCCTTGCTGAGGTAGATGAGTGGTGGTCCACATCATGTTAGCACCATCACGTGGAGATCAGAACTCTGGAAATCTGATATAAGATTGTCCTGTCTTCAACTGAGATAGAGTTAATTGCCTTCCTAGTAGCTGCTACGGTGCCATGCTTttgctttagagaaaaaataatgctgataacacacctGTGTTTTACTTTACATTAAGCCTTACATTAAGTAATTTATATTACCTTACAttaagtcaaggacttttctgcttctcaccctgccctgccagcaaggaggctgggggtgcaccaggagccgggggggacacagccaggacagctggcccaggttGACCAGAGGGGTGTCCCATGCCACACGCATCGTGCTGAACAATGAAACTGGGGGGAGTTGGCTGGGGGGAGGGTGTTGCCAGTGCTTGGGGACTGGCTGGACATAGTTGGCTGGTCGTGAGCAATTGTGTTGTGCACCACTTGTTttgtttatccttttttttgGCAAGGTGGATGAAGGAGGCTCAAACCAGCCTTTCAGCTTGTGAGGCCTTAGGCATGGGCGAGGTCTGTTCCACTGTATTTTGGTGCTGTCCCAGGAAGACAGTGTCCCTCCTGGCCTGTCAGGTGACATCACTGTGCTCTGTCTCCTTCAGCCCCTAATAAAATTGGTCTGAACCTAAGTGGTTACAAAAACACTAACTATGATGCTAGTCGCTGATACCGAGACCAGAGGGATGAACtcttctcatttccttttcagagGATTTATTTGAGAATTGGATTCCCCTCTGCTCCAGTCAAGTATATGGCAGAAAACCATCTGTTAACCTGCTTTAGAAACAATTGTTTATGGTTCCAACATCTcaatactattaaaaaaataaataaataaataaaaaaacttgGGCAGCAGACATAAGGCAGTAGGCTgacataaaaacacatattttataTTCCATGCTACATTTAGTCTGCTCTGTTCCTTTTTGCctcttttccctcccagccATTGTCTACACAGACAGTGAGCACTTTGGGTCAGAgacctatttttccttttgcagtttCAGACTTGTGACATTCCCTAACGTGGCCACACAGTGCAAAATGCATGGACATAGCCCCTGCCTTGAAGTGCATCTAGGATTTGGGAAAAGACACTTCCAATTGTTACCTCATCCTTCAAATATTGAACCAGAGCCTTCTCCTCttgccctgctgccctgcctgcgAGCTCTGCCTCTGGCAGCAAGGCAGTGCCCTGAAGGTTGTGGCTGGGACCACCGTCCTCCTGGTGCACAGCCGTTGCACCTGACACCCCAAGCACACTGCACCAGATGGGGGTGACTGCCCCCCGGCTGCTATGGGCATGGGTGGTGGGCTCAGAGCCATGTGGAGCACTCCCCAGGGATGCCCAGGAAGGACGGTGAGGCCTGACCCCCCCCTTAACAAGCTTTTTTGGTGCTTTCTGGAATTCCAGTGTACCACTTAGCTAAATGGCAAATTTACCAATTACCCCTGAACAAAGTCCCTATTAATGAGGCAATTAGGATACCAATTATCAGTACATACCAATTACCCATTTCAGTAGTAATTATGTGATTAGGTTACACTCACCATGTTTACACAAGCTAAAAATCATCACAAaccctttattttaaaatacaaaatgaaaacataatgaAATATGGAACATAATGAAATACACATAGACAGTAGGCATGATGTTAGGCAAACAGTGGATGTTTCTGCTGATGTGCTGTATTAAGTACAGCAGCTTAAATTAAGTTAAtctaacattttatatttatctatataaaatgtaagtacattttttttcccaaaaaacaATATTTGAGAATATTATTCTACAGGAAATCtgtggtggctttttttccagtcttgtgtggaatgaggaaaaataagattattttttctgacaAATACCATGCCCAATTTAAATAATCCATTTTTCCTCCTAGCTGTCTGATGAAGTCCTGAACACTAGCTAAAGTCTCACTCGAAAGTCTGGTATCAAAAGAGAATTTCCAAAGGTGTGTAATTATATCTCTCAATCCACAATGGAACCAACAAGAGAAGCACTTGCCAAAATCAAAGATGTCCTAAGGgtggaaacacagaaaaaagtggaaacttcagaaaataaattaagctCATATCTCAAGTAACAGTGCCAAACTCCTCAGAACAGAATTAATACAACTGCCAGAGGTTTCCCACAAAGATCTGTGATGCACCTTGTGAAAACTGatgaaatttgttttccagcattAGGGATTCTCTGCAAAAGTTGACTTTAGCAGCTTTCCTGTTGGTAGTATCAGAGACACTGCTAAGCTGAAATACACAGCCACCTTTACCTGGAATGTGTATGAATGGGGCACCTTTAGGAGAAAAAGCTCTTATATTTCATTGTGGAATTTGTATGTACACACATTTGCATCTCCTTGAAgtgaggaagggaaaagaaaaggaaaagtgttTCAAAGTGCACTGGCACTTGACCACCTGGATGAAAAACAGAGGAGCTCTGCAAGGCGGGACACTGTAGCACTTACAAACCCTCCAGGACCaccagaaagaaggaaatatgcTGCCCCTGCTCAGCCAGAAAAAGGGGACAGCACCTCATCCCTATTGACCCACCACGACCCAAAAACATTTGGGAAGACTGCCTTCCTCATGAGTATTTCCCAAGTCAGTGGTGATGCAGAAGCTCCCTCAGCATAGAGGTTGAGATGCACTCAGGTGGCACTTAGAGCTCATGGTCCCACAGACATCCAGATGGAAGGAACCTGGTAAAACACCCCTCCTGGAGAGCTTTCCTTCACAGAGAACAGGGAGAGGATCACTCTTTTGATCTCACCTTGAGTTTGCAGGGAGGCAAATAGTACTTCCCAGGGCTTTGGAGTTCACCCTCTAGCCTGGTGCTTCCCTTGCTTCAGCCTGTCAAGAAAAGGAGAAGCCACCGCTAAAAGAGGTGAAATTTCACTGCACAGAACCTCATGGGGGTGATGGATGTTTGAAGCATATTTCTAATACTCGTGAAAATGAGTGCACAAAGCAGGAGGAATTGTCACCACTGCAAGGAGACAGGCTGAAGTCTCTTCTCAGTGCTGGCAGAAATTGATCCTTCTTCAAAACTGACTGCAATATTTGCCTTCTTGTGGAAAATACACACACTGAGCAGAAGGAACAAATGGAactgcaaatgtttttttccaccttcaaaacacctctctctttttttttttttaagatctgaaTAGCTGAGCTGCAGTAATGGGAGCGTGGCTACCAAGCGCAGTCAGGAGCAGTGAGCATAAATAGTGGATCCTGGCTCCAGCCAAGCAGTTATTAAACCAGACACGGTGATGAAGCCAAAGGTAATGGGGTCCAAAACTATCTGAACAGCCTAATTGGTCTCTGCTGGAGACGGTGTCTGGGGAATATTCACCTGTCCAAAAAAGGACACGTCTGTGTTGGAAAGCTGAATCTCTGGAATTCAAGCAAGGAGTGTGGAAAGCCAAGAGAGCAGTGTGGATTTCATCTTGGCTATCAGCTGGGAGTATCAGCCTTGGAACGTGTCTTACGAGATCAGGCTATGGAAATTCCCTTTAAGGAGATGGACCACACGAAGTAAATCATTTCCAGGCAATTGGCCTGGACCAAACGGTGGCAAAACCCATGACAACAACACTACATCATGGCAGCAaaggataatttaaaaaagagcaaaattaaGATACAGGTTTAGTAATGCCCTGTTTAAGAAAAATtagagaggagaaaagggaaggaatgtTTTTTAAGATACTAAATTGTTGAGAGCTTTCTTCCTATGAATAGCAAAAATCTAAAGCAGCAACACAAATCAAGCTGAGTGGAGCCAGCAACGCCACCCCCCAGGCACAAAATTTTATAGGGTTTTATAGGATTTTTGCAGCTATAACAAAATGTCTTCATGTTCTCAGAGTACCTGCACCAGCAGTTTCCAATCGTTTTGACCTCCAGACTCCAGAGATTTTTCCAATGCATGCACTGATAATAGAAAGCTGAAGCTCACTGCTGTTTGTCTCCCCATAGCTACTGTCCTGAACCCCTGTGTGCCAGGGCTCTGCAGGACATGGGATGAACAACCCTGAGCTGTGTGGTGGGTAAACCACTCCTTCTTGTGTTTGCTGAGGCCAGGAAGGCCCTGATGATGGCCAGGTAGGCCCTGTGATGGACCCTGGAGAGACATCAGGATGTCTGGGACCACCTCATTGTCATCCTGAGCTTTTGTACAAGTCCAACGTGCAGGAAGAGAGCTGCTGAGAAATGCATGACCACTGTCCAAAACCCGCTGCAGACCAAGCCTGCCAAGCGAGCACACAAGTACAAGTCTCACGGGTCCTCCATGGGTCAGCCTGTCACCACCTCTGGTGCCCAGCATGGTGAGGAGTGTGGATGAGGAggtagctgctgcttcttctgcttGCAGAGCACACACCCAGTGGGCTCACGTGTAGCTCCAACCCCTCCAccacataaataaacaaataaaaattaataacagCAAACAGGCACCACAACGATGCCCTAGCTGGAAGCGTACTGGCCCTGCTTGAAGCAACAGCATGAAAAGGAAGAGCTTCCATTCTCCCGAGAGGCAGGTTATAAAAATGCATGATACACGCAGCCCTGAAGGAGATAGACCAGTAAGGACGTGATTCCCAGCCTCTTCTCCAAAGGCCTAGGGCTGAAATAACACAGGTTGCACGTTGCACTTGTTACCTTCACATCATTCATGTGGGAAGCTTGCATGAGACCAGTCTGCTTCTTTcctggcacagctcctcctttcttgctttcatgaatgaaaaaaaagttattgctgTTTGAGCTCCTTATGCACAAcagaacaataataataaaaaagaaaccattttTATACATTCCTCAGAACTGCATCTGCACTTGTTGCCTCAGGCCCAGTGTTGTATTTACCATCCTGCCTTTGTAGCTCCAGTAAGGCAGTGCTGTTAATGATAACAAAAGTGTCTTTGCTCTCTGTTCCTGGAAGCTCCACCTTGCTTCTCTGAGGGTTAATCTTCCCAGAATAGAGATAGTCAATGTAATTTTCAGGCTTGCTGGAAACGATGTTGCTGAGCATCATGACAAACAGCAGAAAGCCGAAAAAGCCAACGATGATGAGGATATAAAAAGAGGCCATTATCTCCTCTTGCATCTCCAAGGCCGGGTTGCTGTAATTATTGAAGCGTGGGGTCTTCTTTTGTTCCACAAGCATGTGGAGTAACTCCGGCACAGCTGAACTGCTGTTTGTGTGGTTGCTGAAAGCCATCTTCCGTTTCCACTCTGGCtgcaaaagctgaacaaaacagagcaaaagaaCCAACTTAGCAGGCTAACGCACTCCTGTCCTTCATGTCT encodes the following:
- the C1H21orf140 gene encoding uncharacterized protein C21orf140 homolog — translated: MQRFTNPLLRHVISRGCFDAASKKQCLQYLRALRALQLNGFNTVFLGETDISESLITGEKIDEEASLRWPVWTLVHAGSSQGWVPWRYKVLLRDELPVHQQNGVFQELCDSLTTSYGKCVIVTRDKRQLTHVEAKDGKEQETEALPPVPPVIYMSGIKCCPKIARANGHELLVAPSSYSYLSPMDVAWSSLKWFIINNRKDFALKSVETTHSYRCILFSDMIIKGIEKMTPNKWKVAINRVKKWENYYLDTFS